In Ectothiorhodospiraceae bacterium 2226, a single window of DNA contains:
- the nudF gene encoding ADP-ribose diphosphatase, producing MADDERRVEILDKTVCYDGFFRLERYRLRHSLFGGGWTRPLTRELFERGHAAAVLPYDPARDEVVLIEQFRIGALAEAGGPWLVEIVAGMIEPDEAPEAVARRETREEAGCEIRELLPIVRYLVSPGGTTEHLHLYLGLVSTAGVGGIHGVPEEGEDIRVQAVPFDTAVEWMQQGRVDSAAPIIALQWLMLNRERLRREYG from the coding sequence ATGGCGGACGATGAGCGGCGGGTGGAGATACTGGACAAGACGGTGTGCTACGACGGCTTCTTTCGCCTCGAGCGTTACCGCTTGCGCCACAGCCTGTTCGGCGGCGGCTGGACGCGGCCGCTCACCCGCGAGTTGTTCGAGCGTGGCCATGCCGCGGCGGTGCTACCCTACGACCCCGCGCGCGACGAGGTGGTGCTGATCGAGCAGTTCCGGATCGGCGCCCTGGCCGAGGCGGGCGGACCCTGGCTGGTGGAGATCGTGGCGGGCATGATCGAACCGGACGAGGCGCCCGAGGCGGTGGCGCGGCGTGAGACGCGGGAGGAGGCGGGCTGCGAGATCCGCGAGTTGCTGCCGATTGTGCGTTATCTGGTCAGCCCGGGCGGTACCACCGAACACCTGCACCTGTATCTCGGCTTGGTGTCCACCGCCGGGGTGGGCGGCATCCACGGGGTGCCGGAGGAGGGGGAGGACATTCGCGTGCAGGCCGTGCCGTTCGACACCGCGGTGGAATGGATGCAGCAAGGCCGGGTCGACTCGGCGGCGCCCATCATCGCCCTGCAATGGTTGATGCTGAACCGGGAGCGCTTGCGCCGCGAGTACGGTTGA